A portion of the Cryptomeria japonica chromosome 5, Sugi_1.0, whole genome shotgun sequence genome contains these proteins:
- the LOC131043041 gene encoding uncharacterized protein LOC131043041 has translation MRSQSRERCSRLGEDLKYGPNCEGRNYRTLPMEGWWKENFDGASKGNPGPSRARVIVRDWKGGVLALGAQRLAEGTNNLAEASMALIDVRMCNHIGARKVHLEGNYLIIILALMKKVIEAWHLQGWIYNIIEELKYFNDFQLSHVRRTGNVEADILSKLALTFNAIGDFRLEDFWSVCFEEASNGH, from the coding sequence ATGAGGTCTCAATCAAGAGAGAGATGCAGTCGCTTAGGTGAGGATCTAAAATATGGTCCAAATTGTGAGGGTCGCAATTATAGGACACTACCTATGGAGGGATGGTGGAAAgaaaattttgatggggcctctaaaggcaACCCGGGTCCTTCAAGGGCAAGGGTTATTGTCAGGGATTGGAAGGGTGGGGTTTTGGCTCTAGGTGCCCAGAGATTGGCTGAAGGTACAAATAATTTGGCTGAAGCTTCAATGGCACTAATAGATGTTAGGATGTGTAATCATATAGGTGCTAGAAAAGTGCATTTAGagggaaattatttaataattattctagcaTTAATGAAGAAGGTGATTGAGGCATGGCACTTGCAAGGTTGGATTTACAATATCATTGAAGAATTGAAGTATTTTAATGATTTTCAATTAAGTCATGTAAGGCGTACTGGTAATGTTGAGGCAGATATCCTTTCCAAATTGGCTCTTACATTTAATGCAATTGGCGATTTTAGATTGGAAGATTTTTGGAGTGTTTGTTTTGAGGAAGCGAGTAATGGGCATTAA